The following coding sequences lie in one Ictalurus punctatus breed USDA103 chromosome 16, Coco_2.0, whole genome shotgun sequence genomic window:
- the bmp1b gene encoding bone morphogenetic protein 1b, translating to MRSKLIMKSQWTFLLLHSCLLLAIGLDLEVKYHPETDAVNYRDPCKAVAFVGDIALDKDDLRFFRRERTGKDLQHTTSQSNNTITANRNGETDAASNRSRLSISRRKRAATAKTERIWPDGVIPYIISANFSGSQRVIFKQAMRHWERHVCVTFVERTAEESYIIFTYRPCGCCSYVGRRGDGPQAISIGKNCDKFGIVVHELGHVIGFWHEHTRPDRDTHVSIIKENIQPGQEYNFLKMDPDEVNSLGEMYDFDSIMHYSTNTFSRSTLLDTILPRYDVNGIRPPIGQRMRLSKGDITQARKLYKCPKCGESLQDSAGNFSSPGFPNGYAAYTHCVWSISVTPGEKIILNFTSMELYQSNLCWYDYVEVRDGYWRKSPLIGRFCGDQVPESLVSTNSRLWIEFHSSSNWVGKGFSAMYEAMCGGEMETDSGQIQSPNYPDDYQPSKVCVWKVTVTEGFHVALCFQAFELERHNRCAYDYVEVRDGSSESDPLLGRFCGSQNPQDIKSSSNQLWMKFVSDGSVNRGGFAANFFKEVDECSRPDKGQCIQRCINTLGSYRCACHPGYELATDRRSCEAATCGGFLTALNGSVFSPGWPHEYPHNKHCVWQLIAPEHYTITLLFHSFDTEGNDVCKYDYVEVRSDSRLHGRFCGAATPEPITSDSNILHVEFKSDSTVSRRGFTATFFSDVDECSRANGGCQHECVNTFGSYSCQCHSGFILHTNMHDCKEAGCDHVITSMPVSIMSPNWPDKYPNKKVCTWALTTTPGHRIKLAFNEIDMESHLECSYDHLDVYNGPNDASPSLGRFCGSKKPPPVISSTNKMFLQFFSDNSVQKRGFEASFTTECGGCLKAEAEPGDLYSHAQFGDNNYSTAEECEWVIAAEKGFGVKLIFNIFDLEDEAECKYDYMEIFDGTDTKAPRLGRYCGSGPPDETYSAGDAIVIKFHTDDTISKKGFHIQYTSTKFHDTLHTSK from the exons TGGCATTTGTAGGAGACATCGCTCTGGACAAGGATGACTTGCGCTTCTTCAGACGAGAACGGACCGGGAAGGACCTTCAACACACCACCTCACAGTCTAATAACACtatcacag CCAACAGAAATGGAGAAACGGATGCCGCATCCAATAGGAGTCGACTGAGCATTTCTCGTAGGAAGAGAGCTGCGACTGCGAAGACTGAGAGAATTTGGCCTGATGGAGTCATTCCTTACATCATCAGCGCCAATTTCAGCG GCAGTCAGAGAGTAATCTTTAAACAGGCCATGAGGCACTGGGAGAGACACGTCTGTGTAACCTTTGTAGAAAGAACGGCTGAGGAGAGCTACATCATCTTCACATACCGGCCATGTGG atgttGTTCTTATGTGGGTCGGAGGGGTGATGGACCCCAGGCTATCTCCATTGGCAAGAACTGCGATAAATTTGGCATTGTGGTTCACGAGCTGGGTCACGTGATTGGCTTCTGGCATGAACACACACGACCCGACCGAGACACACATGTCAGTATTATTAAAGAGAACATACAGCCAG GCCAGGAGTATAATTTCCTAAAGATGGATCCGGATGAGGTGAACTCATTAGGAGAGATGTACGATTTTGACAGCATCATGCACTACTCCACAAACACGTTCTCCAG AAGCACCCTCCTTGATACGATTCTGCCTCGGTATGATGTGAATGGAATCAGACCCCCTATTGGTCAGAGGATGAGACTGAGCAAAGGGGACATCACTCAAGCACGGAAGCTCTACAAGTGTCCTA AGTGTGGCGAGAGTCTGCAGGATAGCGCTGGAAATTTCTCTTCTCCTGGATTCCCTAATGGCTATGCCGCTTACACACATTGTGTGTGGAGCATCTCTGTTACACCTGGAGAAAAG ATCATCCTTAACTTCACCTCCATGGAGCTCTACCAAAGTAATCTTTGCTGGTATGATTATGTTGAGGTGCGAGATGGATACTGGAGGAAATCTCCTTTAATAG GCCGTTTTTGTGGGGATCAGGTCCCAGAGTCTCTCGTTTCCACCAACAGTCGTTTGTGGATTGAGTTTCACAGCAGCAGTAACTGGGTCGGAAAAGGATTCTCGGCCATGTATGAAG cAATGTGTGGTGGGGAAATGGAAACTGACAGTGGACAGATTCAGTCACCTAACTACCCTGACGACTATCAGCccagtaaagtgtgtgtgtggaaggtgACAGTGACTGAAGGGTTTCACGTGGCACTTTGCTTCCAGGCATTTGAG tTGGAGAGACATAACAGGTGTGCGTACGATTATGTGGAGGTGCGTGATGGTAGCTCGGAGAGTGACCCGCTCCTTGGACGATTCTGTGGCAGCCAAAATCCCCAAGACATCAAAAGCAGCTCCAACCAACTCTGGATGAAGTTTGTCTCAGATGGTTCTGTTAATAGAGGTGGATTTGCTGCAAACTTCTTTAAAG AGGTGGATGAATGTTCCAGACCTGATAAAGGTCAGTGTATTCAGAGGTGTATTAATACGCTGGGTAGTTATCGGTGTGCGTGTCACCCCGGATACGAACTCGCCACGGACCGACGCAGCTGTGAGG cagctACATGTGGAGGTTTCCTCACTGCGTTAAATGGCTCTGTGTTCAGTCCCGGCTGGCCTCATGAATACCCGcataataaacactgtgtgtggcAGCTCATTGCTCCTGAACactacaccatcacactgctgTTCCACAGCTTCGACACAGAGGGCAACgac GTGTGTAAATATGATTATGTGGAGGTTCGCAGTGACTCCAGACTCCACGGGAGATTCTGCGGAGCTGCAACTCCAGAGCCGATCACCTCTGATTCCAACATCCTGCATGTGGAGTTTAAATCCGACAGCACCGTATCCCGTAGGGGTTTCACAGCGACTTTCTTCTCTg ATGTGGATGAGTGCTCCAGGGCGAATGGTGGGTGCCAGCACGAGTGTGTGAACACATTTGGGAGTTACAGCTGTCAGTGCCACAGTGGATTCATCTTACACACCAATATGCATGACTGCAAGGAAG CTGGTTGTGACCATGTGATCACCAGCATGCCTGTATCCATTATGAGCCCCAACTGGCCAGATAAATATCCCAATAAGAAGGTGTGCACTTGGGCCCTAACCACTACACCAGGCCACCGAATCAAACTG GCCTTTAATGAGATCGACATGGAGAGCCATCTTGAATGTTCCTATGATCATCTGGATGTTTATAATGGCCCCAACGATGCATCGCCCAGTTTGGGACGTTTTTGTGGAAGCAAAAAACCACCACCTGTTATTTCCAGCACCAACAAGATGTTTCTACAATTTTTCTCTGATAATTCAGTGCAGAAACGAGGCTTTGAGGCATCTTTTACAACAG AATGTGGTGGATGTCTGAAAGCTGAGGCGGAGCCTGGAGATCTGTACTCTCATGCTCAGTTTGGTGATAATAACTACAGTACAGCTGAGGAGTGTGAGTGGGTGATAGCAGCTGAGAAAGGATTCGGAGTTAAGCTCATCTTTAACATCTTCGATTTGGAGGATGAGGCAGAGTGCAAGTACGATTACATGGAGATATTTGATGGAACTGACACTAAAGCACCACGCCTTGGGCGATACTGTGGATCCGGG CCTCCAGATGAAACTTACTCAGCCGGGGATGCCATTGTCATCAAATTCCACACAGATGATACAATCAGTAAAAAAGGATTTCACATCCAGTACACCAGCACCAAATTCCATGACACACTTCACACCAGTAAATGA